The Zonotrichia albicollis isolate bZonAlb1 chromosome 6, bZonAlb1.hap1, whole genome shotgun sequence genome window below encodes:
- the GAL gene encoding galanin peptides, with protein MQRCTGVLFLSLILCAALSETLGLVFSAKDKRGWTLNSAGYLLGPHAVDNHRSFNDKHGFTGKRETPPEEDIKAGSLGRPLADENIVRTVIEFLTYLHLKEVGALDKLPTPEEMNQS; from the exons ATGCAGAGGTGCACCGGAGTTCTGTTCCTGTCTCTAATCCTTTGTGCCGCCCTCTCGGAAACACTCGGGCTGGTTTTTTCA GCAAAAGACAAAAGGGGTTGGACTTTGAATAGTGCTGGTTATCTACTTGGGCCAC ATGCAGTAGATAACCACAGATCTTTTAATGACAAGCATGGTTTCACTGGTAAACGTGAAACACCACCTGAAGAGGATATTAAAGCAG GGAGCCTTGGGAGACCCCTGGCTGATGAAAACATTGTGCGCACAGTAATTGAATTTTTGACCTACTTGCATCTGAAAG AGGTGGGAGCACTTGACAAGCTACCTACACCAGAGGAAATGAACCAGTcttga